A portion of the Macaca thibetana thibetana isolate TM-01 chromosome 9, ASM2454274v1, whole genome shotgun sequence genome contains these proteins:
- the PPP1R3C gene encoding protein phosphatase 1 regulatory subunit 3C, translating into MSCTRMIQVLDPRPLTSSVMPVDVAMRLCLAHSPPVKSFLGPYDDFQRRHFVNKLKPLKPCLNIKQEAKSQNDWKCSHNQAKKRVVFADSKGLSLTAIHVFSDLPEEPAWDLQFDLLDLNDISSALKRHEEKNLILDFPQPSTDYLSFRSHFQKNFVCLENCSLQERTVTGTVKVKNVSFEKKVQIRITFDSWKSYTDVDCVYMKNVYGGSDSDTFSFAIDLPPVIPTEQKIEFCISYHANGQVFWDNNDGQNYRIVHVQWKPDGVQTQMAPQDCAFHQTSPKTELESTIFGSPRMASGLFPEWQSWGRMENLASYR; encoded by the exons ATGAGCTGCACCAG AATGATCCAGGTTTTAGATCCACGTCCTTTGACAAGTTCGGTCATGCCCGTGGATGTGGCCATGAGGCTTTGCTTGGCTCATTCACCACCTGTGAAGAGTTTCCTGGGCCCTTACGATGACTTTCAACGAAGACATTTTGTGAATAAATTAAAGCCTCTGAAACCATGTCTCAACATAAAACAGGAAGCCAAATCACAGAATGACTGGAAGTGCTCGCACAACCAAGCCAAGAAGCGCGTTGTGTTTGCTGACTCCAAGGGCCTCTCTCTCACCGCCATCCATGTCTTCTCTGACCTCCCAGAAGAACCAGCGTGGGATCTCCAGTTTGATCTCTTGGATCTTAATGATATCTCCTCTGCCTTAAAACGCCACGAGGAGAAAAACTTGATTTTAGATTTCCCTCAGCCTTCAACCGATTACTTAAGTTTCCGGAGTCACTTTCAGAAGAACTTTGTCTGTCTGGAGAACTGCTCGTTGCAAGAGCGAACAGTGACAGGGACTGTGAAAGTCAAAAATGTGAGTTTTGAGAAGAAAGTTCAGATCCGTATCACTTTCGATTCTTGGAAAAGCTACACTGATGTGGACTGTGTCTATATGAAAAATGTGTATGGTGGCTCAGATAGTGATACCTTCTCATTTGCCATTGACTTACCCCCTGTCATTCCAACTGAGCAGAAAATTGAGTTCTGCATTTCTTACCATGCTAATGGGCAAGTCTTTTGGGACAACAATGATGGTCAGAATTATAGAATTGTTCATGTTCAATGGAAGCCTGATGGGGTGCAGACACAGATGGCACCCCAGGACTGTGCATTCCACCAGACCTCTCCCAAGACAGAGTTAGAGTCAACAATCTTTGGCAGTCCGAGGATGGCTAGTGGGCTCTTCccagagtggcagagctgggggagAATGGAGAACTTGGCCTCTTATCGATGA